The following DNA comes from Maniola jurtina chromosome W, ilManJurt1.1, whole genome shotgun sequence.
ccgccatcttggatttgaaaatgaatgtcagtATCGAAAtaagcaccctggaaaaccctaaaaacaacatccatatattatttgaaaaagcaGAATatttgaagataataatttagtagggtgcgtgggtgcgcggaccactaaagtggtccgcgagcatgcagagtttgtttcactgagtagaccttcgtattggcgtcactcagaaaagcaggtattatttaaatatttttatcgaattattggaatgtcctctccaaaaccaacacaaaaaaacacaagttgaatgtgtaaggttatccgagagttttaatctaaacaaactataataataataatataataataatataataaaagctttatttgattccttacattaattatttcttaactctataaaactattataactatgtttaaaaagtattatttttttcttacatttatttttctaaaccTAGTTAATCCTatgatatttacatttatttctattaataaacATGCTTGCTCTTTATTTTTACATGTAAGGACCGCCTGTAGCGGTGTAAGCCTCCTCCATTTCTTTCCATGTGCATCTATCTCTAGCTAAAGTACTCCATGTCCTTCCCGCAATTTTTGCGATGTCATCATCCCATCTTTTTATTGGCCTTCCAGGCCTTCGTTTCCAATTCAAAGGATACCAGTTAGTCACGGTTTTCGTCCACCTTTCATCCTGGCACCTTTGAATATGGCCTGCCCATCTCCATTTAAGTCTTAGAATTTGTTTGATGGCATCTCTTGCTCTAGTTTGTCGCCTTATTTCAGAGCATTTCACACGGTCCTTCAGTTTTAAACCAACTAAGCTTCGCTCTAATCCTCTCTGACatgttcttatttttttaatcgttttgATGGAGAGAGGCCAAGACTGGCATGCGTAAGTAAGACATGGAAGTAAACAAGTCTCtaaagctttagttttaatttttgttggaAGGTTTCCCTTGAAAATCTCCTTCATACTCCAATATTTCTTCCACGTATTTGTGACACGTCTTTCGATCTCTCTATCGATGGAGGAGTTTTCGAGAGAAATAAGTTGTCCAAGATATATGTACTCGTCGACATACTCTATTTCGACCTTCTCTATCTGTATGCATTTTCTTTCTGAGTTGGTCATCACTTTTGTTTTTTCACGGTTTATTCGGAGTCCCACTTTAACACTTTGTGAATTGAGTGCTATCAGCATATTCTGTAGATCATCCGCAGTTTCGGAGAGCAGCACAATATCATCCGCAAATCTGAGGTGTGATAGATATTTGCCATGTATTTTTATTCCGGTGCTCTCCCAGCTTAATTCTCTAAATATGCTTTCCAGTACAGCAATAAACAGCTTCGAAGAAAGCGGGTCACCCTGTCTGACACCTCGTTCCAATCTAAATGGTTTACCAACTCTGTCTAAACGTATACTGGACGTGCTTTTCCGGTAGAGTTCTTTTATGATGTCTATGTATCCTTTATTGACACCTTGTTCAGCCAGAGCTCTCCAGATATCCTTGTGTGATATAGAGTCAAAAGCTTTGGAATAGTCAATATATCCGATATATAAGGGTTTTCCATATTCCTTGTACTTCTCTATTATATTCTTTAATGTATGTATATGGTCGATTGTTGAAAAACCCTGAATGAAGCCTGCCTGTTCTATTCCTTGGCTTTCATCTATAGCTTTTGTGATGCGCCGTAGCAACGAGGTAGAGAATACTTTGTATAGACATGATGTAAGACTGATAGGTCTATAGTTACATATTTGCTTCGGGTCACCTTTCTTATAAATAAGTGTAATTTCCGAATATGCCCATTGCCATGGTAGCTTTTTTGTCTTTAGAATCATGTTAAAGAGTTTCGTAAGTGGTTTCACAAGAATGTCCTTTCCAGCGATAATACACTCGTTGCTGATACCATCTGGCCCTGGACTCTTGTCTTGCTTTAATTTACTAATCGATAGCTCTATCTCGCTTTCCATAAACAGTGGTACTGGGTCTTCATTGACATTTGCTTCTGATTCGGTTTCATTTTCTTGGTATTGTTGACTGTATAGAGTTTGATAGTACTGGGTGGCTACCTGCATGATTCCATCTCTATTTGTGACGGTAGAGCCTGTTACTGATTTTATTTGGGGCATGAGTGATTTAGTTGTATTCAGctttttatttaccttttttACTGCTCCAGTCTTTTCCAGTAGGCACTTTATGATATCTAGTCTATACATTTTGGTATtttgtcttatttttttatttatagttctATATAGTATGCTTaaatctttcttttcttttgtcGTTTTGTTATGCTTATTCTTTAATATATGCCTTTTACTTATTAAGTCTTCGACTTCCTTGGTTATGATAAATTGTCTTTTATTTTCTCTACTGGTTATTTTAGATATATTTGAGctgtcaataataattttttctatattattatacatttctATAGGGTTTTCGGTGCTTTCCCAGATTATTGCACTGATTTTTCTTGAAAGggttgcttttagtttttctcTATCAACATATCTAGCTgcttttttattataacaacGTCTTGATGGCTTATTATGGAAAATATTGATAGTACCTCTCACCATTCTATGATCACTGGGAAACTTGAAATTACTAAGGACACTAACATTTTCTATCGACTTGGGTACGTTTGTCGTAAAGAAGTCGATTTCGTTTCTTGTAAGTCCGTTCGGTGACTCCCAAGTCCATCTTAGTTGGGgtggttttttaaatactgtgttcattatttttaacttattttgctGACAAAATTCAATAAACTGTTCGCCCCTTTCATTTCTGTTACCATATCCGTATAAACCCAAAGCATAGCTGATGTTTTGATTGGTCTGTCCTATCTTTGCATTCATGTCTCCCATACAGATAATGTGCTTGTCGCATTTTTCAATTGCATTTTGTAAGCCttgataaaaataagtaatgtcATTGTCATTAGCCTCGGATGTAGGTGCATATACTTGTATGATTGAGTAAATCAGGTCTTCGATTTTTACTCTTAGTAGAGCCACTCTCTCGGTTAAACCTATAAAGTCTAATATTTTAAGTTGATTTTGTTTCCTTATCAAGAAACCAATACCCTTTTCCCCCTTCGTTTCTCCGTAGCTATATAGCATGTATTCACCTCTATCTTCTATTTTATAGCCCAGACGGCGTACTTCGGAGAGTCCTATAATATCCCATTTTATTTGTGATATCGCATGCTCTAGTTGTATGACTCTATCTTCGTTCGCCAACGATCTAACATTGAAAGTGGCAATGTAGTATTTTTTCTTTGGTGGAGGGTTTTTGTCTACTGCCCCCGCGGTGACAAGCCGTTCTGGGggagattttttatttgctctGTTTATAGTTGTGCTATTTTCTATGCTGCTCGTGTTTTTTGGCTTTGGTCTTTGAATTAGTTGCTATTGATTTTCTGGTGTCGTATTATCTTTATTTCTGTTTTGTGTATACTGGCGTATTCCGTAGgacattgttttattttttttatttgtttgcatATCAGCGTTAGGAATAAGCTCGTTTCGACTCTCTTCCGTATTTTTTGTCTGTGGTGGAGTGATGTTTAGCGGTCGTTTCTGACCAAAATTTGGTTTATTTTTAGAGCTTTCGGTGTTTTtcgttacaataattttatcgtATTTAATGACTGCTTTATTTCCTTGCTCTTTTTCTATTCTTACTTGCTCTTTTAAGGTTTTTCTGATTTCCAACACTTTCTGCGGGTAATCGTGTTTTATGTATATACTGGAACTCTCTAGGGACTTtttgagttttaaaatttttatttttgttcctAGTCTTACAAAGGTAATCTTTACTGGTCTTATCTTATCTATTTCCTTCTTTCCGATTCTCTGGACAGCTTCAATATCTCTAGAACTGCATTCTATTTCCATTTTCTTATTAATGATACCTACTATTTTGATTTCTAGCTCTTCATAACTTTTTTCTCCTTCAGGTACTCCAAAAAATATAAGGTTCTTCTCCCTTAGTTGTCTTTCAATCAGAGATATTCTTTTCTCCTGgtctttatttgtaagttttatatCTTGGAGTTCTTTAGTAAGACGTTCAAATTTTTGATCAATATTGTTGTTaatgttttttgtaattttttcttCCATTTTTTCAAGAGCCTTTAGAAGCTGTTCAGTGTCTCctgccattttaaatttttattccaagGATACTTATCTATTAATTTTTCTCTCGTAAAAGCTCAGTATATATGTAATTTGGTTTAAAATGTATAATGGTTgttaaacaaactaatgccaaaataaataatttaattagagcgtgattgctatcacaacatctaattattcagttcacaatccaaataccgaaaatatgcgatatcgctcggaatctcagaaggagactaaactaaaaccttcgaaacacccgtatttatgcaagttcaatcttgttggccgcctagcaacagattgtatgacatcgaatgagccaaatatcgattttatcaaactacctgcattagataaattaataattttatattatttttggcaactcaaataatttttaaaaataaccttacattcggattctgatcatctttggccaagaaaccactcttccatcttttatatcctccgagatggacatcgacgaaatttgtatggcggccatcttgtttttcaaaaattttccactttttctattaatcgtttactattttcttcaaagattatgagtttcaacgaaatcggttggaaaacaaaagagttgcaataatcacgtcagccgccgtcttgtttttctgaaatgtcataatttttcccttctcgcctcccccacccgaacacatctcccttacattattgtatcgttttccgtctctttctaggagaatgagacattcaatattcgccatacaaaatgtatgggaaaataaattccgccattttgaattttttttctattcatcgagtagacctttggatcctgatcctcttttgccacgaaaccgcacctccatcttttataccctccgagctggacgccggcgaaatttgtatggcggccatcttttcttcgccattttaaattttgctcgagcaccccccgcctatcttcaataccttaagcgggcccttcacccgtttccgatatcctcaatcatcagctctctccataatttaggcttactaagtttttgttttctatctgacaccatcagtgaaaaaaaatattttcatacaaaattttacaggagttttttagttgaaaatctcgaaaatctcccctaaagtggcaacaccggttgcatatctccatactgcaagccgagatacacaatcgattcatacatactgactttccaaaatgttgccaactgcctcaaaaacgtggtcaaaatttcgaaaaattaaaaaaaatacaaaatggccgccaactcgtttcacagaaagattttacacggtttcataattttcctattaactacaggatataccgcgcccgacgacgtttcaatatttcctctcgctcgcacccacgcgaaaggggataccgtgaaaaagaccgtgtcgaaaatcacttttactttgataaattccagtgttgccagtctccggcgacaaaaatacccaaatgtc
Coding sequences within:
- the LOC123879856 gene encoding putative leucine-rich repeat-containing protein DDB_G0290503 gives rise to the protein MAGDTEQLLKALEKMEEKITKNINNNIDQKFERLTKELQDIKLTNKDQEKRISLIERQLREKNLIFFGVPEGEKSYEELEIKIVGIINKKMEIECSSRDIEAVQRIGKKEIDKIRPVKITFVRLGTKIKILKLKKSLESSSIYIKHDYPQKVLEIRKTLKEQVRIEKEQGNKAVIKYDKIIVTKNTESSKNKPNFGQKRPLNITPPQTKNTEESRNELIPNADMQTNKKNKTMSYGIRQYTQNRNKDNTTPENQ